The sequence GAGGCCGCCGCCATCAGCCGCACCCAAAGCGGGTTAGAGGCGGCGATCGCTGCCCTTCAGCCGCAGCGCACCCAGTGGCAGCAGCATCCCCTCCAGGCCTTACACCGGCTTAGCCCTGGGCAAACGTACCAGCTCCCTGAGGCATTGAGCTGGCCGTTGGTGCGCGCCTGGGGTGAACTCTGTAATCTCCATGCTATTGCCTGGCTAATTCTGCACAGCGCCGCCTTTCGCACCGAAAGCCGGGGGGGGCACTTTCGCCAAGACTATGCCGAAACCCGGTCCGAGTGGCAGGTGCATACGGTGGTTGAGGGCGATCGCTGGCAAAAATCTTCTCCCCTTCAGGCTCCGTGATCCTAAAGAGATTGGCGGTGCAGTTAACGGCGTTTTCCCTGGCTCGGCGATCGCCGTTTGGTCTGGGCCTTGGGTTTCGCCTTAAGCTTCGCCTTGGGTTTTGCCTTAGGCTTCGCCGTTTTTTTCGATTTACTTCGTTTGCGCTTGAGCGCCGATGACAGCCAGTCGGCGACGTAGTGGCTCAGGGCACCGAGCTCTAGCCCCACCACCAGGGCCAGCCACCAGGGCCAATAGGTAATCAAGGCCCAGCCCAGCCCGTCAATCAGATCGCCCCAGCTCAGGGCGGTGCGCTGGGACCCGTTGAGCAGCTCGACGATCAGCAGGCCGCCTAGCCCCAGCCATAGCGACAGATAGAGCACCCGCACCACCGTGCCAATGATGGGTCCGTGAGACCACCGCGATCGGTGGCGGATGCTGCCTCGGTAGGGCAGCCAGATCCACCGCAGCCAGCCCCAGCGTTTGTATTGCACCGAGTGAATATCGAGGTCGGGGCCGAGCATCCAGCCGCCCAGCAAAAAGCCCAGACAGACCACCACCGTCAGCCAGCCGCTGAGGGTGACACGAAATGCGGCCAAAACCACGAGTGGCAAGGCCCAGAGCGTAATGCGATCGTGGGTACGACCTGAAGACATGGCCCAGATTTACCAGGGTTTGGGCCGGTTGGCAAGGGGTAGCGCGGCTGTACCCCCCCGGAGCAAGGCCAGAGATAGCCCAAAGCAAGGCCAGAGCAAGCCCTGAGAAACCTAGAAATGTGTTCAACGTTACACCACCAAGACTGCCAGACGATTAGCGTCTAGAAGAGTGTATTGAGCTGGCACGGCTATGGTCGAAACCCATGCGATCGCATCTACCACGGCCCAGGGGGCTCCGGCCCTAGACTTCCGCGATATTCGCCTCACCTACCGTGGCAAGGGCACCTCGCTGACGGTGATCGATCACATCTCCTTTCGGGTGGCCCAGGGCGAGTTTGTCTCGCTGGTCGGCCCTAGCGGCTGCGGCAAAACCACCCTGTTGCGCATGGTGTCGGGCCTCAACCCCACCGAAGAAGGGACCGTTTGCTTTCACGGTCAGCCGATCACGGGGCCGCTCAAAAATATTGGCATTGCCTTTCAAAATCCGGTGCTGCTGCCCTGGCGCAACACTCTCAACAATGTGTTGTTGCCCCTAGAGGTGGTGCAACCCCACAAGCGCCGGTTTCGCCAAAACAAAGCCAAATACATTGAAGCCGCTGAGCAGTTGTTAGCCACGGTGGGGCTGAGCAACTTTCATCACCATTACCCCTGGCAACTGTCTGGCGGTATGCGGCAGCGGGCCTCCCTGTGCCGAGCCCTGATTCACCAGCCCGAAATTTTGCTGCTCGACGAACCCTTTGCCGCCCTCGACGCCTTCACCCGCGAAGAAATGTGGGGGCTGACCCAAAACCTCTGGCAGCAGACCGGCTGCACCGCCCTGCTGGTCACCCACGACCTGCGCGAGGCTCTATTTCTCTCCGATACGATCTACGTGCTTGGCCCCCGCCCCAGCACCCTGGTCTACGAGCTTTCGGTCAACCTGCCCCGGCCCCGCACCCTCGATATGTGCTTTACCGACGAGTTTCACCAGATGTACACCGAGCTGCGCCGCCACATTCAGCGAAGCTAGGGCTACCGCGCCCAGTGAATGGTGCGCTGCTCGATCAGAGCAAAACAGCCGTAGAGCAAAATGCCCATGGCCGCCAGCGCCAAAATGGCCAAAAATGCTAGGGGCACGTTAAAGCTAGAACTAGCGGTGACGATCACGTAGCCAATGCCTCGGTTTGAGGCCACCGTTTCTGAAATTACGGAGCCAATAAAGGCCTGGGAAATCGCCACCTTGAGCGAGGCAAACAGGTAGGGCAGCGAGTGAGGAAACCCCACCTTTTGAAACACCTCCCAGGGCGATGCCCCCAGCGATCGCAGCACGTCCTGCATTTCGGGTTCAACCGTGGCCAGCCCCGCCGCCACATTGACCACAATTGGAAAAAACGCCAGGGTGAAGGCGGTAATAATTGCCGGCATGGCCCCAATGCCAAACCAGATCGCCAGCAGCGGTACCAGCGCCACCTTAGGAATGGTGTTAAACCCCACCAGCAGTGGATACAACACAATGTAGGCCAGGCGAGAATAGCCAATTAAAAATCCTAAAAATACGCCTAGTACCAGCCCCATCAAAAACCCAATCAGGGTTGTGTTGAGGGTATGCAAACCGTTGCGCCATACGGTAGTGCCGTAGGCTTGGGCGGCTAACCAAATATCGCTAGGGGCCGGCAAAATAAACGTGGGCACCTCTAGCACCCGCGTGACGCCCTCCCAAATAATCAGCAGTAGCACCAAGGCCACCGAGGGCAAAAGGTAAGCCGCTAATTTTGTTTTAAGGAATTTGTTCAAGGCTTTTACCGTATTGCTTTACGGGGGGTAACGACTGACGACGGCAGACCCAGCCCAACCCCGACCAGCCCAACGCTCCGGCTAGGACAATGGCAGGCAAGACGAAAATCAATCGATCAGGTAGTGCAGACTACCATCTTGTCTGGGTACAGACACTATATGTAGAACACGATTTAGATTTGGTTAAATTGGTCACGGAGTGTTCCGAATTATGATGCCGATTCGTTCCATCGCCGGTTCTTTACTGTTGGCCGCCACCCTGGGTTTAGTGGCCTGCGGTGGCGCTAACGACGTAGCCACCCCTGAACCTACCACCGCCGGAGAAACCGCTGCTGCCCCCGATGCCGCCGAGCTGACTCCGGTAAAATTTACCCTGTCCTGGCTGTTTCAGGCGGTTGATGCCCCGTTGGCCATTGCTCTAGAAAATGGCTATTTTGCTGAAGCAGGGCTAGATGTTAGCTTTGAACGCGGCTTTGGCTCGGCTGACTCAATCACTAAAATTGCTGCCGGGCAGTACGACATCGGCGAAGGCGACATGTACTCCATGATCGAGTTCAACGAGCAAAACCCCAACGATCAGCTCGTTGCAGTCGCGATCAAATTTAATCGATCGCCCTTTGCGATCGTCACCAAAGCCGACTCTGAGTTTGACACCCCCGCCGACCTAGCTGGGGCTAACCTGGCTGCCCCAGCTGGCGACGGCCCCCGCCGACTGTGGCCCGTACTAGCCCAAGAGGTGGGAGCCGACCCCGACAGCGTCGAGTGGACCAACGTAGAACCCCAGCTCAGGGAAAGTCTGCTGGCCCAGGGCAATGCCGACGGCATTTCTTGTTTTTCGATCTCTTGCCTACCGGTGCTGCACCAAAAGCTGGGCCTGCCCCCCGAAGATCTCAATGTGTTTTACTACAACGACTACGGGCTAGATCTGTATGGCAACGCCCTGATTGTGCGCCGAGACTTTTTAGAGGCTAACCCTGAGGTGGTGCAGGGCTTTGTGACGGCTTACCTTCGAGGGCTAAAAGAAGCTCTGGCCGACCCCGAGGCCGCGCTAGCGTTGGTGACTGAAGTGGCCGACGATGAGCTATTTGATGTAGCCATTGAGTCAGAGCGCATCAACATTGCCCTCGATCGCCTCTACACCAGCCCTGAAGTTGACACCATGGGCATTGGCGGCGTAGACCCGGTGCGCCTGGCCGCTACGATTGACCAGGTAGTAGAAGGGTTTGGCCTCAGTAGCACCCCCGATGTCAGCGATGTGTTTGACGATCGGGCCCTGCCCCCCCAAGACGAGCGCATGCTTTAGCGCCACGCTAACACAGGGCCATGATCGCCTGGGTAGGTTGGCGGTCGCCAGAGCCAGCCTACCCATCACCCTTCGGTCTAACCCTGTATGACAACTTCTGAAGGGTTGTACAGAATATCGACGCGATCGCCGTAGGCCAGCTCAGCAATGGGCGTTGCAATAATTTCGATGACCGATGGATCTTGAAAGTGCCGTTCTTTGGTTTCTGGATGGGGAAAATAGATCAAGCCATCAAATTTTTTGGCTTGAAACAAAATCTGGCATCGAGAGAACGAAAAATCTTCCGGGGGATGTTGATCAGTCCATTCGACCGAGCGAAACGTAAATTCGGGCTGGAGCAGCTGAAAGGTTTTGGGGCGAATGGAGACATTCAAAGTGCCCTGAAAATAGCCCGTTAGGTCTAGACCCAACGCTTTAAAGTAAGGCAGCTGCATCTCAATGGTACCGCGCTGGTAGGGGCTATTTAAGGCAGTCCCAGAAGCTACCCGATGCCCACGTTCTACAATGCCGCTAACGCGTTGCCAATCGGTCTTGCTCATTTAAACAGTTTCCAAATACATCACCCGTGTGACTCTATGGGAATGGCTACAGCGGCAGGGTGAACTCAGCGTAGCTAAGGTGGCGTAGGCTTTAATGCTTGCGGCTATATCTAGGCATACTACCGTGAAGCTGATCGACCGATTTAAGCCTGAGGGCTAAAGAATGGAGAGCTCTAGGCCTGTCAAGGTGAGCAAGATGCTAGCGATCGCAAAGAGCTTAGGTGGCCGAGCTGGCGTGTTAGAGCTAACTATGTGCATGGCGTAGAGTGCCCCCGCCGAAACCATTAGATTGCTCAAGGGAATGGCCCACACCGCCCAAACTTCACCAGCCCTAAATGGGATCAATAATAAGACCAGGTTCAAAAATGCTACCGCGATTAGCCCACCGCCAGTGGCACGCATTAGCACCAAAATCAGCACTTGCACTGCGCTAGATACGGCATCCCATTCTTTGCCTAGAGCAATGGCATGGTAGGGCATAAAGCGTTTTCGGCTTAAATAGACTAAACCGAAGGCCCCGCCAATCAGGACACCCACCAGATGACAGGCAAAGGCAATGGTCATAGATATAGACATTTTACATGTCTCTTTCTGCGCAAATTATGGAGCTGCCAGGCCAGTATATAGCAATTCCGTGACTCCGTTGGAGTTGCCTTGCCAATGCCATGGCAGAACTACGTTGATTGAGCGATACCTACCTACTCGTCAGTATCTCTCTCAGATGAGGGGCTGATTTGGAACGGGTTTCTGCCTTACGGGCGAAGGAGAACGCGGGTTACTCCTCCTAGGCTATGACTACGCTAAAAACCGTGGCGTTTGGATTAGCTCAAGATCGCTACAGGTTCGCTGTAGGAAGGTCATGCTATTGGCAGCAGTCTATTTGGTGACCTAGCGCGATCTAGATCCAGCGTTATCTAGCGCATAGTCTCAATTTTTGAAATTTGTGAGTAGGATTATGTTTATACTTTCCCGTTTTCGCCTTTGGTTGATTAATGGTTATCGTCAGTTTACTAACGTTTTAACCGGATCAATCTTTAACTTCAATATTAGAGAGTCTGACCAGTTTATCCCTCGCCTTGCTACTCAGACCGTCACTGTGGGTTTGCTAGCGGTAGCGCTGTGGGTAACCTCGGTTGGTGCCTACAGTCAGCCAGCCCAAGCGGGTGACAACCTTGATGCTAGACCCTACGAAGCTGAGGCTGTGCGCCAGTCTCGCAACCCTGTTAGCCGTGACAATGGGGCTAGCCAAGTGGCTCCTAGTGGGCTTTCTGAAGCCCCCGAAGACCAGGCCAAGAGCGTGCTAGAAAACGTAAAAGATGCGGTGCAAGACATCATACCTGGTATGTCTGGAGATGAGGGCGTAGGCCAAAATGCCAATAATCCCAATACTCCCGTCCCTAGCCCTTCAAACAGCACTCCTTTCAGCCGTCGCTAATGGACAAGGGCCATGGGGCGGTAAATCGGTAGTTCCGGTTAGACGACCAACCTATTGCTTGCTGAAGCGGCGCTATCTACCGATCCGGTGGAAGCGCCGCATTTTTTTGCTTGTCTAAAATTCGCCTGGGTATAGGCTTCATGATATCGGCTGTGGCTATAGCTCGTTGGGTTCCTAGAAAAATAGTTTAGGTTATAGATAAACCAAAAGGTCGGTTATTCCCGTGAAATGGAAATGCCAGGCTTTACCATCTATTCTTATGAAGAATTTGGCCTAAGTGGGTCTAAAGACGGAGATTGTTTTTAGCTGGCAATCGCCATAAAGGTACAGGGCATAGTTGGCGATTAAACTTACGATGATGGCGTGTTGGATAATTAATGTTTTCGCACCTACCATTTTTCGCTTTGATTCACATTTCCAATCATTTATGTCCTAGGCTAAGCGGGCAACACCACAGATAATAGTTTTTGAGTTGGCGTTAGAACCGATTAGCTTCACCTTAATTAAGAGGAAGAGGCCTTTATGCGAATTGCACAAGTTACACCCCTATGGGAACAAGTTCCCCCGCTGGCCTATGGCGGTACGGAATTAGTCGTGAGTTTACTGACTGAGGAATTGGTGCAGCGAGGGCACCAAGTCACGCTATTTGCGTCGGGAGATTCGCAAACTTTGGCCCAGCTAGACCCTGGTTGCGATCGCGCTCTGCGTAAGCTAGGGATACCGCTTGGGGACTATGGGCCCTACCAGCAGCGGCAGCTAAGCAAAGTCTTGGGTCGGGCTGAGGAATTTGACATTATTCACTCCCATATGGACGTCGCTGCCTGGCCCTCGACCCAGGCCAATTGGCCGCCGGTTGTGCATACCCTCCATGGGCCATTTACTGCCGACTGTGAGAAAGCCTTGAGCCAGTACCGGCAACAAAATCTAATCAGTGTGTCAAAGTCTCAGCAGCGCGCTGATCTAGAACTCAACTATGTGGCGACGGTCTACAACGCGATCGCCATTGACGAATTTGAATTTTATCCCCAGCCCCAAGACCCTCCCTACTTAGCCTTTTTGGGGCGGATGTCGTCAGAAAAAGGGCCGCACCTGGCGATCGAAATTGCTAAACGCAGCGGCTGGCCGCTGAAAATGGCTGGCAAAGTCGATGCTGAAGATCAAGCCTTTTTTGACAGCCAAGTTGCTCCGCACATCGACGGGCAGCAAATTGAATTTTTAGGGGAAGTCAGCCAGGCTGAGAAGAAAACCCTCATCGGCCAGGCCACGGCTACGCTGTTTCCGATTACCTGGCCCGAACCGTTTGGCCTGGTGATGACCGAGTCGATGGTGAGCGGTACTCCGGTAGTGGCGATGGCCATTGGCTCCGCCCCTGAGGTTGTGGCCGATGGCAAGACTGGGTTTCTTTGCCAAAGCGTTGACGATTGCATTGAGGCCGTGGCGCAAATTCATCGCCTCAGCCGCCAGGCTTGCCGCGACCATGTGGCGCTTAACTTTAGCGTGGCAAAGATGGTTGACGGTTATGAGGCGGTCTACCGCCAGTTGCTGCGCGATCGCACCAAACCCAGCTTTGGCCCCCAACGTCGCGTTGTCGATCTGCGCCCAGCCCGCCCAACGTTGGCCCGCATCGATGCCTAGGGTGGTCTGATCTAACGAAACAACGGCTTGTCCTCGGCAGCGGGGGCAACCCGTTGGCCTAATCCTGGGAGGTTTAGAGGTTCCCTATTGTAACTCTCCTTAAATCCTTATAAAGAAACGCTGGCAACGCTTGACGCTCAATGGCTCGACCCCGCTACTGAAACTAGGGGCCTTTGCCGAGCGCAGTCACCAGCCATAGTTGTGGAGCATCATTACCAATGACTGAATCGTCTAAGTCCAATGTGAGTGATCTGGAGTTTGACCCAGCCGAGTCTCCCCTCAACCTGGTCGAACTCGATGGTCGCACCTTTGCCCCGGCTCAGCAGGTACCGATTCCCGAGTGGCCCTGCACAACTATTCCGCGGCAGCAGCCTACCCTGACCCTCAAGGACAACGACCTATTCTTAATCACCGACACCCTGGGCAATATCTCTGGCTGTGACGATGATCAGGTGCTGTCAAGTCTGGGACTGTTTTGTCGAGATTCTCGATTTCTCAGTCGGCTAGAACTCCAGATTGAGGGGCAGCCACCCATTTTGCTCAGCAGCACGTCCCAGCGGGGGTTTGCTCTGTCGGCCCTCTGCGCCAACCCTTACGTTGAGGGTGCCGACGGGCGGCGCGAAATTCGGGCTGAAACCATTGGCATCCAGCGCGATCTGGTGTTGCAAGGGGGGCTGTTTGAAGAACTGGCCCTGACCAACTACAGCACCGAACCGGTGGAATTTGAGCTGAGTTTGAGCTTTGACGCCGATTTTGCCGATTTGTTTGAGATTCGGGGGCGCGTGCGGCAGCAAACCGGCACGCTGCTGCGCTCTGTTCAGGTGTCAGCAGAAACCGCTGAACCGTTGGTGGCTTCTGCTGGTAGCCTCGTGGCTGGCGAGCGGGGCGAACTCACCCTGGCCTACCAGGGGGTCGACCAGCTGTTAATGGAGTCGAGAATTCAGTTTTACCAACGGCCACCCGACCGGTTTAAGGGCTATACGGCAATCTGGCGGGTGGCGCTACAGCCCCATGCCACCGAGGTGTTGGGCTATCGCCTCCAGCCTTTTTTAGACGGGCATCCCACATCGTCGGTGGGCCTGCCGGCGACGCTGAGCCAGGCGCTGGCGGCAGAAACCATGGAAGAGCAGCTCTGGCGCGAGGATGTGACCTGCATTCGCACCGATAACCGTGCCCTCAACCAGATCATTGAGCGGGCTGAGCAAGACATTTACCTGCTGGGGCAAACCTTCGGCGACGGCAGAATACTCTCGGCGGGGGTACCGTGGTTTGCCACGCTGTTTGGTCGCGACTCGATTATCGCCGCCATGCAAACTCTAATGTTTAACCCCGCCCTGGCCCGTCAAACCCTGGCGGTGCTGGCCGAATACCAGGGTCAAAAGCAGGATGACTGGCGCGAAGAGGAGCCGGGCAAAATTTTGCATGAGCTGCGGTTTGGCGAGATGTCGCGCAGTGGCGAGGTGCCCCACACCCCCTACTACGGCACGGTAGATGCTACTCCCCTATGGCTGATGCTCTACGCCGACTACTACGCTTGGAAGGGCGATCGCGCTCTGCTGGAGGAACTCTGGCCCAACGCCCTAGCCGCCATGGACTGGATTGATCGCAGCAGCGAAGCCACTGGCTATGTGACCTACTACTGCAAGTCGTCGGGGGGGCTAGGCAACCAGGGCTGGAAAGACTCGGGCGACTGCATGGTAGATGCGGCGGGCAAACTGGCGGAGGGGCCGATCGCCCTTTCGGAGGTGCAGGGTTACGTCTACGCCGCCAAGGTGCGGCTGGCCTCCTTAGCCGAGTTGATGCAGCGGCCCGATCTGCGCGATCGCTGGCAGGCAGAGGCCCAGGATCTCAAAGCTCGCTTTGAGCGCGACTTTTGGTTGCCCGACCAGGGCTATGTGGCCCTCGCCCTCGATGGCCAAGGCAAGCCGGTCGACAGCATTACCTCTAACCCAGGCCACTGTCTAGGGCTGGGCATTCTCTCGCCCGACAAGGCCCGCAGCGTGGCCGAGCGGTTGCAGGCTCCCGATATGTTTAGCGGCTGGGGCATTCGCACCCTGAGCAGCAGTTCGCCTGCCTACAACCCCATGGGCTACCACGTGGGCTCGGTGTGGCCCCACGACAACGGCATGATCGCCGCCGGTCTGCGGTCGCTGGGGCACATAGATCAGGCCCTCGAAATTGCCCAGGGCATTTTTGACATGACCACTGTGCAACCCTACCAGTGCCCGCCGGAGCTATTCTGCGGCTTTGAGCGCACTCCCACCAACCGACCGGTGCGTTACCCGGTGGCTTGTTCGCCCCAGGCCTGGGCTACGGGCACAGTGTTTCAGCTGCTGCAAATTATGGTCAACCTGGTACCCGACGTGGCCAACAACCGCCTGTATATTTTGCAGCCCACCCTGCCCCCCTCGGTCAGCTATATGTCGGTCAACAACTTTAAGGTGGGGCAAACCCTATTAGACCTTGAGTTTGAGCGCTCCCTCGAAGCCACCGCCTGCCGGGTAGTGCGCAAGCGGGGCAACCTTCGGGTGGTAATTGAGGTGTAATACCAAAGCCGACTGACAAAACCCCGATTTCCAGAAGGCCAAATCGTAGGGGCGCATAGCATGCGCCCTGCTTAACTCTAGCGGGTGCAGCATCGCTTGTAGAAGGGCTGGAGCAATGCTAGGGCAGCGATCGCGGCTGCCAATGGAAGTCCTTAAGCCCTGATCGATTCTGGTACCGGTAACGGCGCGAAGGACGGTGCAAAGATCAAATACCTGTCTGAGTAAAGACGACAGAGTGGACCCTAGAGTTGTATTCCTATAGGGAATGGAGCCAGGGCTGATCTGGATTTCAGCGCCAAGTTTTAGCCGCTGAGCGGCTGCTAAACTCGGTTCATACCGCAAGTCTCGGCTTGCAGTGGACAATCGGTGGTTAGCTCCCATAGGACCGCCACAGTATCAGGGCACGGTGAGGCCGTAGATCGGTTTGAGAGAACAATCCTTCGAGTTTTATAATGCGGCTCTGTTTGCCGTCATTCTGGCCCGCTATTTTGTGGTGGCGGGGGCGGTCTACTGGTTCTTTTATTCATCCTTTAGCCCAAAACTAATCAACCAACGGCTGCGGCATCGGTCTCCCTCCTGGCCGATGATTCGTCACGATATTAAGCTGTCTGTGCTGTCGGCGGCGGTGTTTGCCGTAGCGGCGGCGTTTGTGCTTTCGGTTTACCACCAAGGGGTAACTCGCCTCTACACCGACCCCCACACCTACGGGCTGTGGTACCTAGGGGCAAGCTATGGAGCGGTGCTGATTTTACAAGACGCCTACTTTTACTTCACCCATCGGTTGTTTCATCATCCCCGGCTGTTTCGCTGGCTACACCAGGGCCACCACCGATCGCGCTACCCCACCCCCTGGACCTCCTTCGCCTTTGACCCCCTAGAAGCTGTTGTTCAGGCCCTATTTTTGGTTGGGCTGGTGTTTGTGCTGCCGCTGCACTTCATCACCATGATTGCGGTGCTGACCACGATGACCGTGTGGGCGGTTTTAAACCACCTCGGACCCGATCGCCTACCGGCCCTGTTTCCCCACCACTGGCTTGGGCAGTGGGTGATTGGCCCGGCCCACCATTCCATTCACCACCTCAAGTACACGGTCCATTACGGCCTCTATTTCACCTTTTGGGATCGGCTGGTTGGCACCCAAGATGTCAGCTATCGGCAGGTTTTGAGCGGTGCTGGGCCAGAAACAAGCGAGGTCGATTAGGGTGAGCTGACCGCCAGACCCGGTTTAGGGTTGAGTTTGGCTTCAACCGGCTCGATCGCCGCCATAGTCGCCACGTATTGAGTTTGAATATCCTGTCGGTCTAGGGGTTCGTAGATGGCCTCCTGGCTGCCCCGTTCAATCATCTGGGCGTGACGACGCAGAGCGGCCCGGTCGGCCTCTTGCTGAGTGAAGGGGGCAATCACCGCGATCGCCTCTAGCAATCGGAGGGTAACCGCCACGCTCGATCGCCCGTTTTGCCGAATCTGGTTGAAGGCCGCATCGGTGATATCGCCAAAGGCGATGGGAGGCGTCAACACTCGCAGCTGATTTTGCTCATCGTACCGGTAGGGCCATGGCATCTGCTGCTGGGCCAGTTGGGCTAGAGTAGCGCTGAGCTGATCGATACAGCGGATGGCTGTAAACGGGTCGTTGATGCCGGGTGACAGTGCCCGTACGGCAATTTCGACCAGCTGAGTAATCGAAAACTCTAACTCTTGCTGATTGGTGCGCTTAGAGCCAATCACCAAGGTTTGATCGATCTGGGCTTCTAGGCTCGAATCTATTGATTCAGCAGGCAAAATTCGCATGAGGTCGCAGCCCTGCACCACAAACCGCCCCGGCTGTTGCCGCACCTGAATGATCAGATCGTGCTCGGTGGCGATCGCCATCAGCTGGTGTTCATCGATGACTTGAATGTAGCCGCTGGTCTTGGCCTTGACCCGGTGCGCCGAGTGCTCAAAGTCGGCCAACCGCTCAACGACAGCAGTGGCGGGGGTTAGGTCGGGTTGCCCCTGGCCGAAGGGGGTAGGAAACAGCCGGTCTATAGCTTCTTCTAGATCGTGGCCCACGGCGGTAATGATGTGGTCGACCTGAATGGATGAGGCCGCGTGGTGCAGAAAATAGATCAAGACGCCAATACTGGCGATCGCTAGCCCCAGCGCACAGGTCACCGCTACGTGGGGCACAAACTCGCGCCCCTCAACTTCGTTGACCGTGCGCAGCACCATCAGGCTATAGACAAAGGTTGAAATGAAGGTGCCCAACACCACCTGGTTGCCGGTGTCTTGCATAAAGTTTCGCAGCAGGCGGGGGCCAAACTGAGATGACGCTAGCTGAAGCGCCACAATGGTGATCGAAAAAGCCGTGGTGGCCACACTCACCATGGAACCGGCGATCGCCGATAGCACCGCCCGCGACCCGCTCGGCCCGAGCGCATAGGCCCAGCTCACATGGTTGATGGCGTCAGCCTCTAGCCGGTGGTCAATGCCAATGGTAAAAAACGACAGTGCGATCGACAGCCCCACCATCAGCGTGGGCACAAACCAAAAGCTTGAACGTAACGAATCCCATAGTTTGTCTAACTGGGCGTATTTCATCGGCGGAATTTAGATGGAATCTATCCTTAGAAAGACTCGAGCCAGAACTTCATAGTCTATTCTGACCTACAAGCAACGAAGCTGCTATTTATCGGTATTTTTAGAAAATTTAGGCTTTATTTGGATGCGATCGTAATTTTTTAAAGAATTAAATAAGCAGATGACTCTAAACAAATTGACTCAAGCCGATATCCAAGGGCTTGTTACTAGTAGATTTGTCCGGCATTTGGCTGTCTAAGGCTCACTCTAGCCTCCTGAATGAGAGATGGACTGATTTCATGATGTATTTATTCCAGTTAAATCTGCCAGATCAACCGCATTTTTGCGGTCTATAGTTTTGAACTCATAGCCTTTAACCCCATGGCCTACATTCTATCTTTGCTAGCAACTGAGTCACCGACAAAGTCGACACCGCCTTTGCTCTGCTACCACATTAATGATACTTGTACTACTCAAATTGTTCGCGTCATGCGGGCATCAGTGTGCCATTTTGAGCGTATTATCTTCGCCGGAGAACGCATTTTATTTGAAGCATTTCCAGATTCTTATCTAGAAATCTCGTCATCTCTGCTCGGCGAAACTCTAACCAGCCAAATCGCCTGCCGACTACTGCAAGTCAGTGAGTGGGCTGAGGCCTAAGGATTATAGGATTTCTCCTATCCCATGTAGTATGAGGCTCTACGATACTTGTGCTTACAGAGAGGGCGTATGCGGTTAGATGCAGGGTGCCAACTTGTGTTTGAGACGACGGAGCCTTCGCCTCTGATCCTGATGTTAATGCCGCGCACCGGGGCCGCGCAGCAGGTGATGCAGGCCGAGTTTCAGGTGCAGCCCGATAGTCCA is a genomic window of Nodosilinea sp. E11 containing:
- a CDS encoding sterol desaturase family protein; the protein is MREQSFEFYNAALFAVILARYFVVAGAVYWFFYSSFSPKLINQRLRHRSPSWPMIRHDIKLSVLSAAVFAVAAAFVLSVYHQGVTRLYTDPHTYGLWYLGASYGAVLILQDAYFYFTHRLFHHPRLFRWLHQGHHRSRYPTPWTSFAFDPLEAVVQALFLVGLVFVLPLHFITMIAVLTTMTVWAVLNHLGPDRLPALFPHHWLGQWVIGPAHHSIHHLKYTVHYGLYFTFWDRLVGTQDVSYRQVLSGAGPETSEVD
- a CDS encoding DUF1830 domain-containing protein gives rise to the protein MAYILSLLATESPTKSTPPLLCYHINDTCTTQIVRVMRASVCHFERIIFAGERILFEAFPDSYLEISSSLLGETLTSQIACRLLQVSEWAEA
- a CDS encoding amylo-alpha-1,6-glucosidase, whose protein sequence is MTESSKSNVSDLEFDPAESPLNLVELDGRTFAPAQQVPIPEWPCTTIPRQQPTLTLKDNDLFLITDTLGNISGCDDDQVLSSLGLFCRDSRFLSRLELQIEGQPPILLSSTSQRGFALSALCANPYVEGADGRREIRAETIGIQRDLVLQGGLFEELALTNYSTEPVEFELSLSFDADFADLFEIRGRVRQQTGTLLRSVQVSAETAEPLVASAGSLVAGERGELTLAYQGVDQLLMESRIQFYQRPPDRFKGYTAIWRVALQPHATEVLGYRLQPFLDGHPTSSVGLPATLSQALAAETMEEQLWREDVTCIRTDNRALNQIIERAEQDIYLLGQTFGDGRILSAGVPWFATLFGRDSIIAAMQTLMFNPALARQTLAVLAEYQGQKQDDWREEEPGKILHELRFGEMSRSGEVPHTPYYGTVDATPLWLMLYADYYAWKGDRALLEELWPNALAAMDWIDRSSEATGYVTYYCKSSGGLGNQGWKDSGDCMVDAAGKLAEGPIALSEVQGYVYAAKVRLASLAELMQRPDLRDRWQAEAQDLKARFERDFWLPDQGYVALALDGQGKPVDSITSNPGHCLGLGILSPDKARSVAERLQAPDMFSGWGIRTLSSSSPAYNPMGYHVGSVWPHDNGMIAAGLRSLGHIDQALEIAQGIFDMTTVQPYQCPPELFCGFERTPTNRPVRYPVACSPQAWATGTVFQLLQIMVNLVPDVANNRLYILQPTLPPSVSYMSVNNFKVGQTLLDLEFERSLEATACRVVRKRGNLRVVIEV
- a CDS encoding DUF2254 domain-containing protein, which codes for MKYAQLDKLWDSLRSSFWFVPTLMVGLSIALSFFTIGIDHRLEADAINHVSWAYALGPSGSRAVLSAIAGSMVSVATTAFSITIVALQLASSQFGPRLLRNFMQDTGNQVVLGTFISTFVYSLMVLRTVNEVEGREFVPHVAVTCALGLAIASIGVLIYFLHHAASSIQVDHIITAVGHDLEEAIDRLFPTPFGQGQPDLTPATAVVERLADFEHSAHRVKAKTSGYIQVIDEHQLMAIATEHDLIIQVRQQPGRFVVQGCDLMRILPAESIDSSLEAQIDQTLVIGSKRTNQQELEFSITQLVEIAVRALSPGINDPFTAIRCIDQLSATLAQLAQQQMPWPYRYDEQNQLRVLTPPIAFGDITDAAFNQIRQNGRSSVAVTLRLLEAIAVIAPFTQQEADRAALRRHAQMIERGSQEAIYEPLDRQDIQTQYVATMAAIEPVEAKLNPKPGLAVSSP